Proteins found in one Primulina eburnea isolate SZY01 chromosome 16, ASM2296580v1, whole genome shotgun sequence genomic segment:
- the LOC140816543 gene encoding uncharacterized protein: protein MELFYYLVFGALAAVVAALELSKSNKDRINTSSVFESFKNNYLLVYSLMMAGDWLQGPYVYYLYTTYGFGKGEIGQLFIAGFGSSMLFGTIVGSLADKQGRKRACITYCITYTLSCITKHSPQYKVLMIGRVLGGIATSLLFSAFESWLVAEHFKRGFDQQWLSLTFSKAIFLGNGLVAILSGLFGNLLVDTLNLGPVSPFDAAAIFLSIGMAVILASWTENYGDTSESKDLLTQFKGAAVAIASDEKIALLGAIQSLFEGSMYTFVFLWTPALSPNDEDIPHGFIFATFMLASMLGSTIAARLLARNTVKVESYMQIVFVISSASLLLPIVTNFFITPSNVIGGGISFSGSLQLLGFCTFEACVGIFWPSIMKMRSQYIPEEARSTIMNFFRIPLNIFVCIVLYNVNAFPITVMFGMCSIFLFVASILQKRLSAIGEKPKTEEWTALKERNIEDEPLDSA from the exons ATGGAGCTGTTTTATTATCTGGTGTTTGGGGCTTTGGCTGCGGTGGTGGCAGCTTTGGAGCTGAGCAAAAGCAACAAAGATCGGATTAATACTTCCTCGGTCTTTGAATCGTTCAAGAATAATTACTTGCTTGTTTACTCGCTCATGATGG CTGGTGACTGGCTGCAGGGTCCATATGTTTACTATCTTTACACTACTTATGGGTTTGGAAAAGGTGAAATTGGACAGCTCTTTATCGCTGGATTTGGGTCTTCCATGTTGTTTGGTACAATTGTTGGATCTCTGGCAGATAAACA GGGGCGCAAGAGAGCATGTATTACTTACTGCATTACGTATACACTGAGCTGCATTACCAAGCATTCTCCTCAGTACAAAGTTTTGATGATTGGACGTGTTTTGGGTGGTATTGCCACATCGCTCTTGTTTTCTGCATTTGAGTCATGGCTAGTGGCAGAGCACTTCAAG AGGGGTTTTGATCAGCAATGGCTCTCATTGACTTTCTCCAAGGCAATATTTCTTGGCAATGGTCTTGTTGCCATTTTATCTGGGTTGTTTGGAAATCTACTGGTTGATACCTTGAATCTTGGACCAGTATCTCCCTTTGATGCTGCTGCCATATTTCTATCCATCGGAATGGCTGTAATATTAGCGTCATGGACAGAGAATTATGGAGACACTTCAGAGAGCAAGGACTTGCTTACTCAATTCAAGGGCGCAGCTGTAGCAATTGCCTCAG ATGAGAAGATTGCGTTGCTCGGTGCGATCCAGTCTTTGTTTGAAGGTTCGATGTACACATTTGTGTTCCTCTGGACACCTGCTCTTAGTCCAAATGACGAGGATATTCCACATGGATTTATTTTTGCGACTTTTATGTTGGCTTCAATGTTGGGAAGCACAATTGCAGCTCGTTTATTGGCCCGCAATACAGTCAAAGTAGAGAGCTACATGCAGATTGTTTTTGTTATATCTTCTGCTTCGCTTTTGCTTCCCATAGTGACCAAT TTCTTCATAACTCCTTCAAATGTTATAGGGGGTGGTATCTCATTCTCAGGCTCTCTCCAGCTTCTTGGTTTCTGTACTTTTGAAGCTTGTGTAGGTATCTTCTGGCCATCCATTATGAAGATGAGATCCCAATATATACCTGAGGAGGCCCGAAGCACCATCATGAACTTCTTCCGCATCCCACTAAACATCTTTGTCTGCATCGTGCTGTACAAT GTTAATGCATTTCCGATCACTGTTATGTTTGGTATGTGCTCCATCTTCCTCTTTGTGGCTTCAATCCTACAAAAACGGCTATCAGCAATTGGAGAGAAGCCAA AGACAGAAGAATGGACAGCGTTGAAAGAAAGAAACATCGAGGATGAGCCATTAGATTCTGCTTGA